From Apis cerana isolate GH-2021 linkage group LG10, AcerK_1.0, whole genome shotgun sequence, one genomic window encodes:
- the LOC108002994 gene encoding uncharacterized protein LOC108002994, with the protein MDGGTRARVEEEKALDSSRLRSSARLGFTSSSSAGSSRIARRKRKKRRRQQRRNSNVDDEDELVVVGGGGSGEVSTVSETVDTILAIKEEPQQLGGQVISSQESTKPSKNRLSHTNESQRNVTRGGSGSRAAASSLSSGNTLLNRRTASKRSSRRCNANARRNAMTMDLQRLITEVHARPAIWDQKNVNYHNRDVILKMWREIARACEVSTDVAKSKWKHLRDNFRNELKKTYRGKCDGGANEHDSKWVWFKSLFFLRDQMNSRVIGCTLSQNCSAALRSSPEETQIEPQIDILEGHEETQFDDLDGDSCQSLLSNDDGLHQVMPPPKMNKIGRKRSLMDAMENNYTEVDRKRFESLQKRLSVSQEEEDDTYHFLMSVRNPLKSLPLDRQMFIRLKIQELVYNEINLQNQQSRTYEVSQDVKPPRTGNATGVVGTGAGLGGGDACLGESIAGADTNGGGSGGGDGGGGDGGGNVGGVGSSLGGEQTVNDMSNHPASLLQNCTTEGSSDDTFFG; encoded by the exons ATGGACGGCGGCACGCGTGCACGAGTCGAGGAGGAAAAAGCCCTGGATTCGTCTCGCCTGCGATCCTCCGCTCGGCTCGGCTTCACAAGTTCCTCCTCGGCCGGCAGCTCTCGTATCGCCAGGCgtaaaaggaagaagaggagacgACAACAACGACGAAACAGTAACgtcgacgacgaggacgaaCTCGTCGTCGTCGGTGGCGGTGGCAGTGGCGAAGTAAGCACTGTCAGCGAAACTGTCGACACAATCCTCGCGATTAAGGAAGAACCGCAACAGCTAGGAGGGCAAGTGATATCCAGCCAGGAATCGACGAAACCATCGAAAAATCGGCTTTCGCACACCAACGAATCTCAACGAAACGTAACCAGAGGAGGAAGCGGCTCGCGCGCGGCTGCCTCCTCCCTCAGCTCCGGCAACACGCTTCTCAACCGTCGAACTGCCAGCAAGCGATCGTCCAGGAGATGCAACGCGAACGCGCGTAGGAACGCGATGACGATGGATCTCCAGAGACTGATCACTGAGGTACACGCTAGGCCCGCGATCTGGGACCAGAAAAACGTCAACTATCACAATCGCGACGTCATCCTGAAGATGTGGCGAGAGATCGCGAGGGCTTGCGAGGTCTCCA CGGACGTCGCGAAATCAAAATGGAAGCATTTACGAGACAATTTCCGCAAcgaattaaagaaaacttaTCGAGGAAAATGCGATGGTGGTGCCAATGAGCATGATTCGAAATGGGTTTGGTTCAAGAGCCTATTCTTTCTACGAGATCAAATGAACTCGAGAGTGATTGGGTGCACTCTTTCACAGAATTGTTCGGCAGCTCTTCGATCATCGCCGGAAGAAACACAAATCGAGCCTCAAATTGACATTTTAGAAGGACACGAGGAAACTCAATTTGATGATTTAGATGGTGATTCTTGTCAGTCTTTGCTTTCAAATGACGATGGCCTCCATCAAGTTATGCCTCCAcctaaaatgaacaaaattggTAGGAAAAGAAGTTTAATGGATGCAATGGAAAACAATTACACCGAAGTTGATCGAAAACGATTCGAATCTTTGCAAAAAAGGTTAAGCGTATCGCAGGAGGAAGAAGATGACACTTATCATTTTCTTATGAGCGTTCGAAATCCTCTTAAGAGTTTACCACTCGATAGACAGATGTTTATTAGGTTGAAAATTCAAGAGCTCGTTTACAATGAAATCAACTTGCAGAATCAGCAGAGTCGAACGTACGAAGTTTCACAAGATGTAAAACCTCCAAGAACAGGGAATGCTACCGGAGTAGTTGGAACCGGCGCCGGACTTGGAGGTGGCGACGCTTGTCTCGGCGAATCTATAGCTGGTGCCGATACAAATGGAGGCGGTAGcggtggtggtgatggtggtggtggtgatggtggtggtaaTGTTGGCGGTGTTGGAAGTAGTTTAGGGGGAGAGCAAACCGTTAACGATATGTCTAACCACCCTGCATCATTACTTCAGAATTGCACGACAGAGGGCTCCAGCGATGATACCTTCTtcggttaa